The genomic stretch CGGCTTGATCGTCATTGTTGGTTCACCCCGTTTGTAGTCGAACGCCGATACCGAGCCGCGCCGCGTTGCGCAATCGGGTCGACTGTAACCTCTCGGTTAGGCGATCGCGCTATGAGCGACCCATGACCATAGCGCCCAAGCGAATCCTGGTGGTGTTCGGCACCCGCCCCGAAGCGATCAAGCTGTTCCCCGTGGTCCAGGCGCTGGGCGCCGTCCCGGGGATGGAGGTGCGCACCTGCGTCACTGCGCAGCATCGCGGGCTGCTCGACCAGGTGTTGGAGATTGCGGGGATCGTCCCCGATATCGACCTCGACGTGATGACCCCCGGCCAGTCGCTCGACGAACTCACCGCGCGGCTGCTCGCCGGGCTGGGCCGCGTGCTCGATTCGGAGCAGCCCGACCGGGTGATCGTCCAGGGCGACACCGCCACCGCGATGGTCGGCGCGCTGACCGCCTATTACCGCAAGCTGCCCGTCAGCCATGTCGAGGCGGGGCTGCGCTCGGGCGACATCTACCAGCCCTGGCCCGAGGAAGTGAACCGGCGGATCGTGGCGCCGATCGCCGACCAGCATTTCGCCCCGACCGAAACCGCCGCCGCCGCGCTCCGCCGCGAGAATATCGATCCCGCGACGATCCACGTCACCGGCAACACGGTAATCGACGCGCTCCACGCCACGCGCGCGCGGATCGAGGCGGACCCGTCGCTGGCCGCCGGGCTCGACGACATCGCGGCACGCTTTGCGGGCAAGCGGATCATACTCGTCACCACCCATCGCCGCGAGAATTTCGGCGAGGCAATGGCGGGGATCGCCACGGCGATCGGACAGATCGCAGCGCGCGAGGACGTCGCGATCGTCTTTCCGATGCACCCCAATCCGAACGTCGTCTCGGTGATGGAATCGGTGCTGGGCGACCGTCCCAATATCGCGCGAATCGATCCGCTCGACTATCCGCACTTCATCCGCGCGCTGGGCATGGCCGAGCTGGTGCTCACCGATTCGGGCGGGGTGCAGGAAGAGGCCCCCGCGCTGGGCAAGCCGGTGCTGGTGATGCGCGAGACCACCGAGCGGCCCGAGGGCGTTGCGGCGGGCACTGCGAAGCTGGTCGGGACCGACCCTGCGCGAATCGTTTCCGAAATCTCAACCCTATTGGACGTACCCAGCGCCTATGCCGCCATGGCACGCGCCCACAATCCGTTTGGCGACGGCCATGCCGCGGCACGGATTGCAGGGATCGTCGCACATGGTTTCGGATTCTGAGCTCAAGGTCGCAGTCCTCGGCCTGGGCTATATCGGCCTTCCCACTGCGGCAGTAATTGCGCGCACCGGCGCGAAGGTGCTGGGAGTCGATGTCGACGCCCATATCGTCGAGACGGTCAATTCGGGGCGCGTGCATATCGAGGAAATCGACCTGGACGGCCTCGTCTCGGGCGTCGTCGCGCGCGGCAACCTGCGCGCCTCGCTGGAGATCGCGCCTGCCGAGGTGTTCGTGATCGCCGTGCCCACGCCCTTTGGCGAGAACCATGCCCCCGATATCGGCTATGTCCTGAAAGCCGCGACGACGATCGCAGTGGTGCTCAAGCCCGGCGACGTCGTGATCCTCGAATCCACCTCCCCCGTCGGCACGACCGAGAAGGTCGCCGAACTCCTGGCCCGATTGCGCACGGACCTGCGCATTCCCGGCCATTGCACCGGCAGCGCCGATGTCGCGATCGCCTATTGCCCTGAGCGCGTGCTGCCGGGGCGCATCCTGGTCGAGCTGATCGACAATGACCGCGTCATCGGCGGGATCACGTCGCGCTGCGCGCGCAAGGCGCTCCAATTCTATCGGCGC from Sphingomonas hengshuiensis encodes the following:
- the wecB gene encoding non-hydrolyzing UDP-N-acetylglucosamine 2-epimerase; protein product: MTIAPKRILVVFGTRPEAIKLFPVVQALGAVPGMEVRTCVTAQHRGLLDQVLEIAGIVPDIDLDVMTPGQSLDELTARLLAGLGRVLDSEQPDRVIVQGDTATAMVGALTAYYRKLPVSHVEAGLRSGDIYQPWPEEVNRRIVAPIADQHFAPTETAAAALRRENIDPATIHVTGNTVIDALHATRARIEADPSLAAGLDDIAARFAGKRIILVTTHRRENFGEAMAGIATAIGQIAAREDVAIVFPMHPNPNVVSVMESVLGDRPNIARIDPLDYPHFIRALGMAELVLTDSGGVQEEAPALGKPVLVMRETTERPEGVAAGTAKLVGTDPARIVSEISTLLDVPSAYAAMARAHNPFGDGHAAARIAGIVAHGFGF